The following are encoded together in the Zingiber officinale cultivar Zhangliang chromosome 8A, Zo_v1.1, whole genome shotgun sequence genome:
- the LOC122009167 gene encoding uncharacterized protein LOC122009167, which produces MPPRRRNRARRRPITPSARAVETGADAAAGELRLDIHEMFSHYNTLYFDDSLSCCAVSWSSSTRYIGYCEYYSGGCEICLSEPFLSTQSMCDLKNALLHEMIHAFLWIKYNNGDHSDHGSSFQATMNSISSSSVMDPQRPAAGYSIMFDHDLQEHQDVKARQMNCELGRNVITSNRNRTLVSDSSKNLLPNQSLDSSFISWYWNSHKELHSGISISPEPPESNYEKINSNAEEKCAKTEDMKKRLPSRVGARRQKLHDKGQKATHTEEKNSLKKYFKSSGEVAHASLDTSFDRGESQVQSKFGELENVESQMGAKKVPKRRRTSNYRKHVSTPSKRRKQGTSGNGCTVMIPSLGYYEIEGDDDAEPLLNKRSERRKKEKLLDSLLHRSAQAAATDGKSLALIGASGNGGGQDVDSSVIYTEGCHSMTPYELVKDAHEARPCLFQIENIEIDTEPSMKDVLLLCPADDQIVESGAFEDESSVRVQNCLRKSMTPPNSLDLVYISDD; this is translated from the exons ATGCCGCCGCGAAGGCGAAACCGAGCCCGTCGCCGGCCGATCACGCCGTCCGCACGGGCAGTTGAAACAGGAGCGGATGCGGCTGCCGGTGAACTCCGCCTGGACATCCACGAAATGTTTTCCCACTACAACACTCTCTACTTCGACGATTCCCTCAGCTGCTGCGCCGTGTCTTGGTCCTCCTCCACTCG CTATATCGGCTACTGTGAGTACTATAGCGGGGGCTGTGAGATATGCTTGTCTGAACCATTTTTGAGTACCCAATCTATGTGTGATCTTAAGAATGCTCTACTACATGAGATGATACACGCATTCCTGTGGATCAAGTACAATAATGGAGATCACAG TGATCACGGTTCAAGTTTCCAAGCTACAATGAACTCCATAAGTTCCAGTTCGGTTATGGATCCTCAG AGACCAGCAGCGGGCTATAGCATCATGTTTGATCATGATCTACAAGAGCATCAGGATGTTAAAGCTCGTCAAATGAAT TGTGAACTTGGCAGAAATGTAATCACATCAAACAGGAACAGAACTTTAGTCAGCGACTCCTCTAAGAACTTGTTGCCAAATCAATCTCTTGACAGCTCATTCATATCTTGGTACTGGAACAG CCATAAGGAATTGCATTCTGGGATCTCCATCTCACCAGAACCACCTGAATCTAATTACGAAAAAATCAACTCAAATG CTGAAGAAAAGTGTGCCAAGACGGAGGACATGAAAAAACGATTGCCCTCTCGGGTTGGAGCTCGCAGACAGAAATTGCATGACAAAGGACAGAAAGCCACACATACTgaagaaaaaaatagtttaaaaaagtATTTCAAATCTTCAGGTGAAGTAGCTCATGCTTCTCTAGATACATCTTTCGATAGGGGTGAATCTCAGGTGCAAAGCAAATTTGGAGAGCTGGAAAACGTTGAATCTCAAATGGGGGCCAAAAAAGTCCCAAAACGTCGAAGAACATCAAATTACAGGAAGCATGTTTCTACTCCCTCGAAAAGAAGAAAACAGGGAACCTCTGGAAATGGATGCACAGTTATGATTCCATCATTAGGCTATTATGAAATTGAGGGAGATGATGACGCAGAACCTCTGTTAAATAAAAGGTCAGAAAGGAGGAAAAAGGAGAAATTACTGGATAGTCTTTTGCATCGAAGTGCACAAGCTGCAGCAACTGATGGGAAGAGTCTAGCTCTGATAGGTGCCAGTGGAAATGGTGGAGGTCAAGATGTTGATAGTTCTGTAATTTACACGGAGGGTTGCCATAGCATGACACCCTATGAACTTGTGAAGGATGCTCATGAAGCACGCCCTTGTCTCTTTCAAATAGAGAATATTGAAATAGACACTGAACCATCTATGAAGGATGTTTTGTTGCTCTGCCCTGCAGATGATCAAATCGTGGAGTCAGGAGCTTTTGAAGATGAATCTAGCGTGAGGGTGCAGAATTGTCTACGCAAGAGTATGACTCCACCAAATTCACTAGATCTTGTGTATATCTCAGATGACTAA